The following are from one region of the Halodesulfurarchaeum sp. HSR-GB genome:
- a CDS encoding restriction endonuclease subunit S, whose product MTQEEIEAFVEEAKTAEVSDEYGPGNERWEMRPLSELMEPVLGKTPKRSEDEYWGGDIRWASAKDISQSETRHVYDTAENMTEAGKEASNAKILPEGTVVVIARGATMGRVAQLGKPMAFNQTCYGLDTGEELLDDYLYYAWQYVFGQVQAVSYGTVFDTITMKSFEDIEIPVPPMPTQKKIAHALTAVDDKIESNIQISDKLDQVQETIFRKQFVEFSNHNDFKMTDIGEVPNEYEVKCLNEIADIELGNSPKSEYYNEEGDGLPFFQGSKNFGMHYPDVEKWCTSPNKTAEEGDILISIRAPVGDLNKAQFKCIIGRGITALSMKNHRNEFLYYLLKTNGHRWEQYASGTTFNSINKGNIESFKVVYPGSQEIDWFNKQVAALSEKIYSLHWENEYLEELRDELMLPLISGRVTLDT is encoded by the coding sequence ACGCTGGGAGATGCGTCCTCTCTCAGAACTTATGGAGCCTGTCCTTGGCAAGACCCCGAAGCGAAGCGAGGACGAATACTGGGGTGGCGACATTCGATGGGCCAGCGCAAAGGATATTTCGCAGTCAGAAACGCGACACGTCTACGACACCGCCGAAAACATGACTGAAGCGGGGAAAGAGGCTAGCAACGCCAAAATCCTCCCAGAAGGTACTGTGGTCGTTATCGCTCGCGGTGCGACTATGGGACGTGTGGCACAGCTTGGCAAGCCGATGGCGTTCAATCAGACTTGCTACGGACTAGACACTGGTGAGGAATTGCTGGATGACTATCTCTACTATGCATGGCAGTATGTGTTCGGTCAAGTTCAGGCGGTTTCGTATGGAACGGTATTCGATACAATTACGATGAAGTCATTTGAGGATATTGAAATTCCGGTTCCACCGATGCCGACTCAAAAAAAGATCGCTCACGCCTTAACGGCTGTAGACGATAAAATCGAATCCAACATTCAAATTTCTGATAAACTAGATCAAGTTCAGGAAACAATATTCCGGAAACAGTTTGTTGAATTTTCAAATCATAATGACTTCAAAATGACTGATATTGGAGAGGTTCCAAATGAGTATGAAGTTAAATGTCTGAATGAAATTGCGGATATTGAATTAGGGAATTCACCAAAGTCAGAGTATTACAACGAGGAAGGAGATGGACTTCCATTCTTTCAGGGGAGTAAAAACTTCGGAATGCACTACCCTGACGTTGAAAAGTGGTGCACGTCGCCAAATAAGACTGCTGAGGAGGGTGATATACTCATCAGCATACGTGCCCCAGTAGGCGATCTGAACAAGGCACAATTCAAATGCATTATCGGCCGCGGTATAACGGCACTATCTATGAAAAATCACCGAAATGAATTCCTCTACTACTTATTGAAAACGAACGGTCATAGATGGGAGCAATACGCCTCAGGTACAACATTCAATTCCATTAATAAAGGGAATATTGAGTCCTTTAAAGTGGTCTATCCTGGATCGCAAGAAATTGATTGGTTTAATAAGCAAGTTGCCGCCCTATCAGAGAAAATTTATTCATTACACTGGGAGAACGAGTATCTAGAGGAGCTCAGGGATGAATTGATGCTGCCTCTCATTAGTGGCCGTGTTACTCTTGACACGTAA